In one Silene latifolia isolate original U9 population chromosome 10, ASM4854445v1, whole genome shotgun sequence genomic region, the following are encoded:
- the LOC141607715 gene encoding uncharacterized protein LOC141607715, translating to MGNNEPQCIVTDQDPAIKLVVRSVFKKARHRYCMWHIMKKHIDKVESEICKEPDFVERICAVVWDTDLEPFEFEEKWSQSAMEQQRYNQRFLDAASDSTLPQVSSKTMIEKHTSKIYTHTVFYEIQEQVQTAPCSCAVRGFSEQGNMHIISVEDVYRKHRIFQDCIAYRSSTSKADGLDGKLLQDYDPTDLRKLELSWVWSEFYATISVLNSMPQTQIKELSLMLLQFREKINPTKESLTKEQELEMLLGCSAKSNIIVLPPKIAKNKGSGKRMKSNKDKAIEKASKPKRLCNNCKQMENHDKRNCPNPFVEHALEE from the exons ATGGGCAACAATGAACCTCAGTGCATTGTTACTGATCAAGATCCAGCAATTAAACTCGTGGTGCGTTCTGTATTCAAGAAAGCAAGACATCGctactgcatgtggcatataatgaaaaaaCATATCGATAAAGTTGAGTCAGAGATTTGTAAGGAGCCTGACTTTGTTGAGCGAATATGTGCAGTTGTTTGGGATACTGACTTGGAACCCTTTGAGTTTGAAGAAAAATGGTCTCAA AGTGCAATGGAACAACAACGCTATAATCAGAGATTTCTTGATGCTGCAAGTGACAGCACGTTGCCACAGGTTTCCTCTAAGACAATGATTGAGAAACATACctctaaaatctacacacatactGTTTTCTATGAGATCCAAGAGCAAGTCCAAACGGCTCCCTGTTCGTGTGCCGTTAGGGGATTTTCTGAGCAAGGAAACATGCATATTATAAGTGTTGAAGATGTCTACAGGAAACATAGAATATTTCAG gatTGCATAGCATACCGAAGCAGTACATCGAAAGCAGATGGACTGGATGGAAAGTTATTGCAAGACTACGATCCCACTGATTTGAGAAAGTTGGAATTATCATGGGTATGGTCTGAGTTTTATGCAACAATAAGTGTTCTTAACTCGATGCCTCAAACTCAGATCAAGGAACTAAGTTTGATGCTTTTACAATTCCGAGAGAAAATAAATCCAACAAAAGAGAGCTTGACAAAGGAACAAGAACTAGAAATGCTCTTAGGTTGTTCAGCAAAATCAAATATTATTGTTCTTCCGCCAAAGATTGCAAAAAACAAAGGAAGTGGCAAAAGAATGAAATCAAACAAGGATAAGGCAATTGAGAAGGCAAGCAAACCGAAGAGGCTATGTAATAACTGCAAACAAATGGAAAACCATGATAAGAGAAACTGTCCAAATCCATTTGTTGAGCATGCTTTGGAGGAATAA